A stretch of the Mycobacterium sp. ITM-2016-00317 genome encodes the following:
- a CDS encoding SDR family oxidoreductase, which translates to MSDGSDRAAREAVIIGGASGIGWATAKALAGQGCRVTIADLNVGAARERAAELGDPHTSAYVDVTDEDSVQQLFDGAGPLDIAVNCAGFSNVGMITEMAVADFRAVIDVCLNGAFIVTKHAGRQLREGGSLVQISSLNGRQAAAGMSAYCAAKAGLSMLTQVAALEMGPRGIRVNAVAPGFVHTPLTAPAASVPGVVEDYVDNTALGRAGTPEDIAEAVVYLCSSGSSWLTGEVLDINGGAHLKRYPDVMGHVMRLVEQSS; encoded by the coding sequence ATGAGCGACGGCAGCGATCGGGCCGCCAGGGAGGCCGTGATCATCGGCGGCGCGTCCGGCATCGGGTGGGCGACCGCGAAGGCGCTGGCCGGTCAGGGATGCCGGGTGACGATCGCCGACCTCAACGTAGGCGCGGCCCGCGAGCGCGCCGCCGAGCTCGGCGATCCGCACACGTCGGCCTACGTCGACGTCACCGACGAGGACTCGGTGCAGCAACTCTTCGACGGCGCGGGTCCACTGGACATCGCGGTCAACTGCGCCGGCTTCAGCAACGTCGGGATGATCACCGAGATGGCCGTCGCGGACTTCCGCGCCGTCATCGACGTCTGCCTCAACGGTGCGTTCATCGTCACCAAGCACGCGGGTAGGCAACTGCGCGAGGGCGGCTCCCTGGTGCAGATCAGCTCGCTCAACGGCAGGCAGGCCGCGGCCGGAATGAGCGCGTACTGCGCGGCCAAGGCCGGCCTGTCGATGCTGACCCAGGTCGCCGCGCTGGAGATGGGTCCGCGCGGCATCCGCGTCAACGCCGTCGCGCCCGGTTTCGTGCACACCCCGCTGACCGCCCCGGCCGCGTCGGTGCCCGGCGTGGTCGAGGACTACGTCGACAACACCGCGCTGGGCCGCGCCGGCACACCCGAGGACATCGCCGAAGCCGTTGTGTACCTGTGCTCGTCGGGCTCATCGTGGTTGACCGGCGAGGTGCTCGACATCAACGGCGGCGCCCACCTGAAGCGATATCCGGACGTGATGGGTCATGTGATGCGGCTCGTGGAACAGTCGTCGTGA
- a CDS encoding AI-2E family transporter → MRSDFTLTQKRALAVLTVVALAFGAYFLRTYVLLIAIAAVLAYLFTPLFNRLRARIGSGAAAAVTMLAAIATVAVPLSGVAFLAFLQISQMVTGIGHWVEETDLTALGQRLLDSANELLSRVPFGDYTLTPQSVRDALATVGQKGGELALGFARESVGGIVAMVTGLIIFLYVFLALLTNGPKVLELFRDLNPLGEEVSDIYLAKVGAMVKATVQGQFIIAACQGVAGAASLYIAGLHDGFFMFVIFLTVLSFIPLGGGIVTIPAGILMVVFGNAVGGIFVVLFHILVVTNIDNLLRPFLVPKSAHLQPALMLLAVFAGLQMFGFMGIVLGPVLMIVIVTTISVYRVVYRDAPMESITGTGGDPSDDHAAREVPWWRRLLPGTPKAAPAPAKSAAP, encoded by the coding sequence ATGAGAAGCGATTTCACCCTCACCCAGAAGCGCGCGCTGGCGGTGCTGACGGTAGTCGCGCTGGCGTTCGGCGCCTACTTCCTGCGCACCTACGTGCTGCTCATCGCGATCGCCGCGGTGCTCGCCTACCTGTTCACCCCGCTGTTCAACCGCCTGCGCGCGCGGATCGGCTCGGGCGCGGCCGCCGCGGTGACCATGCTCGCCGCGATCGCGACGGTGGCCGTGCCGTTGTCCGGCGTGGCGTTCCTGGCGTTCCTGCAGATCAGCCAGATGGTCACCGGCATCGGACACTGGGTCGAAGAGACCGACTTGACCGCGCTGGGGCAGCGGCTGCTGGACTCCGCCAACGAACTGCTGTCCCGGGTCCCGTTCGGGGATTACACGCTGACGCCCCAGTCGGTGCGCGACGCGCTGGCCACCGTCGGTCAGAAAGGCGGGGAGCTGGCGCTGGGCTTCGCCCGGGAATCGGTCGGCGGCATCGTCGCGATGGTGACGGGCCTGATCATCTTCCTCTACGTGTTCCTGGCGCTGCTGACCAACGGCCCCAAGGTGCTCGAGCTGTTCCGTGACCTGAACCCGCTCGGCGAGGAGGTCTCCGACATCTACCTCGCCAAGGTGGGCGCGATGGTCAAGGCGACGGTTCAGGGGCAGTTCATCATCGCGGCCTGCCAGGGGGTCGCGGGGGCGGCCTCGCTGTACATCGCCGGCCTGCACGACGGCTTCTTCATGTTCGTGATCTTCCTGACCGTGCTGTCGTTCATCCCGCTGGGCGGCGGGATCGTCACGATCCCGGCGGGGATCCTCATGGTGGTGTTCGGCAACGCGGTGGGCGGCATCTTCGTCGTCCTGTTCCACATCCTCGTGGTGACGAACATCGACAACCTGCTGCGGCCGTTCCTGGTGCCCAAGAGCGCGCACCTGCAGCCCGCGCTGATGCTGCTCGCGGTGTTCGCCGGGCTGCAGATGTTCGGCTTCATGGGCATCGTGCTGGGCCCGGTGCTGATGATCGTGATCGTCACCACGATCAGCGTCTACCGCGTGGTGTACCGGGACGCGCCGATGGAGTCGATCACCGGCACGGGCGGGGATCCGTCCGACGACCACGCGGCACGCGAGGTCCCGTGGTGGCGCAGGCTGCTGCCGGGCACCCCCAAGGCCGCACCGGCGCCCGCTAAGTCAGCCGCGCCGTGA
- a CDS encoding dienelactone hydrolase family protein: protein MSGPEADLRGWSAEPFTAAGFTHDVYRKGDGPGVVLIPEMPGLHPGVLALGNHLVDNGFTVWSPSLFGTPGAPPLRPGALPVLAKGCITKEFAAFATNADRPVAHYLRALARELNSRTPGKGVGVIGQCFTGGFALAAAVDDAVLAPVLSQPSLPLPLTPRQRRDPGLSEAELKVIERRAADEGLCALGLRFSEDPMSPAARFSTLKARLGDAFEVIEISSKPGNPDGIGRAAHSVLTDQVVERDGHPAYEARKRVVEFLTARLT from the coding sequence ATGAGCGGACCGGAAGCAGATCTGCGCGGATGGTCCGCCGAGCCGTTCACCGCGGCCGGCTTCACCCACGACGTGTACCGCAAGGGTGACGGACCCGGCGTGGTGCTCATCCCGGAGATGCCCGGCCTGCATCCCGGCGTGCTGGCGCTGGGAAACCATCTGGTGGACAACGGTTTCACCGTGTGGTCGCCGTCCCTGTTCGGCACGCCGGGGGCACCCCCGCTGCGGCCGGGCGCGCTGCCGGTGCTGGCGAAGGGTTGCATCACCAAGGAGTTCGCGGCGTTCGCCACCAACGCCGACCGGCCGGTGGCGCACTATCTGCGGGCGCTTGCACGCGAACTGAACTCCCGTACGCCGGGCAAGGGTGTCGGCGTGATCGGGCAGTGTTTCACCGGCGGGTTCGCGCTGGCCGCCGCCGTCGATGACGCGGTGCTCGCGCCGGTGCTGAGCCAGCCGTCGCTGCCGCTGCCGCTCACCCCGCGGCAGCGCCGGGACCCGGGCCTGTCGGAGGCCGAGCTGAAGGTCATCGAACGCCGCGCCGCCGACGAGGGGCTGTGCGCGCTGGGGCTGCGGTTCAGTGAGGACCCGATGTCCCCGGCGGCGCGGTTCAGCACGCTCAAGGCCCGGCTCGGGGACGCGTTCGAGGTGATCGAGATCAGCTCCAAACCCGGCAACCCGGACGGCATCGGCCGCGCCGCGCACTCGGTGCTCACCGATCAGGTGGTCGAGCGCGACGGCCACCCCGCCTACGAGGCGCGCAAGCGGGTCGTCGAATTCCTCACGGCGCGGCTGACTTAG
- a CDS encoding DUF4245 domain-containing protein, whose protein sequence is MTMPPEPGQEVAGDTGRNPDTAGQHPVDHVVVPVAPPAKARLLQDGRDMFWSMAPLVVACLVLAGLLGMCSFAPSGPGPGPAPDYNAPAALRADADALGIPIRVPRLPEGWQANSGSRKGIEAGRTDPVTGQPVRAVGAVVGYLSPGGRYVSVTQSNADEDKLVRSFSPELVPTGIEDVDGVRWVVYEGGEVDGKPLEPVWTAQVRGPTGPAQLAVTGAGNAEEFRTLAAATQSQAPLPVD, encoded by the coding sequence ATGACGATGCCGCCCGAGCCGGGCCAGGAGGTCGCCGGTGACACCGGGCGCAACCCCGACACTGCAGGCCAGCACCCGGTCGATCACGTCGTGGTGCCGGTGGCGCCGCCCGCCAAGGCGCGTCTGCTACAGGACGGCCGGGACATGTTCTGGTCGATGGCCCCGCTGGTGGTGGCGTGCCTGGTACTGGCCGGGCTGCTCGGCATGTGCTCGTTCGCGCCCAGCGGTCCCGGACCCGGCCCCGCCCCCGACTACAACGCACCGGCTGCGCTGCGCGCCGACGCCGACGCGCTCGGCATCCCGATCCGGGTGCCGCGGCTGCCGGAGGGCTGGCAGGCGAATTCGGGCAGCCGCAAAGGGATCGAGGCAGGCCGCACCGACCCGGTGACCGGGCAGCCCGTCCGCGCGGTCGGCGCGGTCGTCGGCTATCTGAGTCCGGGCGGCCGGTATGTGAGCGTCACGCAGAGCAACGCCGACGAGGACAAGCTCGTCCGGTCGTTCAGTCCGGAGTTGGTGCCCACGGGAATCGAGGACGTCGACGGCGTCCGGTGGGTGGTCTACGAAGGCGGCGAGGTGGACGGCAAACCCCTTGAGCCGGTGTGGACCGCGCAGGTCCGCGGGCCGACGGGACCGGCCCAACTTGCCGTGACCGGCGCCGGAAACGCCGAAGAGTTCCGTACGCTGGCGGCGGCGACGCAATCCCAGGCGCCGCTGCCGGTGGACTGA